One region of Phragmites australis chromosome 18, lpPhrAust1.1, whole genome shotgun sequence genomic DNA includes:
- the LOC133899302 gene encoding nuclear transcription factor Y subunit B-11-like → MRSRKGYGQQGHLLSPVGSPPSDNESGAAAAAGCGSSAGYGGGDSPAKEQDRFLPIANVSRIMKRSLPANAKISKEAKETVQECVSEFISFVTGEASDKCQREKRKTINGDDLLWAMTTLGFEAYVGPLKSYLNRYREAEGEKAAVLGAGAHHGDGAADDIAHGGGPLPAGTLAPPGAGDRAGHDGGSDVGGHDAHVGLMMGVSVGFSAGGGTSYYAATAGKPYGVDGSKVVNFDGICDEEENGGVQRGFGGHLHGAVQW, encoded by the coding sequence ATGAGGAGCAGGAAGGGTTATGGGCAGCAGGGCCACCTGCTAAGCCCGGTGGGAAGCCCGCCGTCGGACAACGAGtccggcgccgcggcggcggccgggtgCGGAAGCAGCGCGGGGTACGGCGGTGGCGACTCGCCGGCCAAGGAGCAGGACCGGTTCCTGCCGATCGCGAACGTGTCACGCATCATGAAGCGGTCGCTGCCGGCCAACGCCAAGATCTCCAAGGAGGCCAAAGAAACGGTGCAGGAGTGCGTCTCCGAGTTCATCAGCTTCGTCACCGGCGAGGCCTCAGACAAGTGCCAGCGCGAGAAGCGCAAGACCATCAACGGCGACGACCTGCTCTGGGCCATGACAACGCTGGGCTTCGAGGCCTACGTCGGCCCGCTCAAGTCGTACCTCAACCGCTACCGCGAGGCCGAGGGCGAGAAGGCTGCcgtcctcggcgccggcgcgcACCACGGTGACGGCGCCGCTGACGACATCGCGCACGGTGGCGGTCCGCTCCCTGCAGGTACCCTCGCGCCGCCCGGGGCCGGTGACCGCGCTGGCCACGACGGCGGCAGCGACGTCGGTGGCCACGACGCGCACGTCGGGCTCATGATGGGGGTCAGCGTGGGGTTCAGCGCGGGGGGAGGGACGTCGTACTACGCGGCGACGGCAGGGAAGCCGTACGGCGTGGACGGGTCGAAGGTGGTGAATTTCGATGGCATctgcgacgaggaggagaacGGCGGCGTGCAGAGGGGGTTCGGCGGCCACCTCCACGGCGCCGTGCAATGGTGA